One genomic region from Candidatus Neomarinimicrobiota bacterium encodes:
- a CDS encoding carbonic anhydrase, producing the protein MASQFATVINCMDGRVQDPVNEWMKQKTGATYIDVITEAGPDRIMASTATASRLILQRILVSRDKHGSKTLALVAHYDCAGNPVSKAEHLTQLRKASKIMETWNLGMHILLIWLDENWQVEIIDEINS; encoded by the coding sequence ATGGCTTCCCAATTTGCTACTGTTATCAACTGTATGGATGGTCGGGTTCAGGATCCGGTAAACGAATGGATGAAACAAAAAACAGGTGCAACCTATATCGATGTGATCACAGAGGCTGGTCCAGATCGGATCATGGCTTCAACTGCCACAGCTTCACGACTGATTCTGCAACGTATACTGGTTTCCCGGGATAAACATGGGTCAAAGACCCTAGCCTTGGTTGCTCATTATGACTGTGCCGGAAACCCTGTCTCAAAAGCTGAACACCTCACTCAATTAAGAAAAGCCAGTAAGATCATGGAAACCTGGAATCTGGGTATGCATATCTTATTGATCTGGCTTGATGAGAACTGGCAAGTAGAAATAATCGACGAGATCAATTCTTAA